In Gossypium arboreum isolate Shixiya-1 chromosome 6, ASM2569848v2, whole genome shotgun sequence, the following are encoded in one genomic region:
- the LOC108481127 gene encoding vacuolar protein sorting-associated protein 28 homolog 1-like, which yields MEVKLWNDKSERETYENFAEIYAITKTTEKLEKAYIRDIISSSTYEPECQKLIAHFKTLASALKDTIPSIERFADTYKMDCPAALYRLVTSGVPATVEHRRVSTEGTAAFVAECVQNFITAMDSLKLNMVAVDQLHPLLTDLSLSLNKLSILPVDFEGKMKVSQWILMLSKMEAADELKEEQARQLHFDLESSYNLFMAALPNRSIG from the coding sequence ATGGAGGTTAAGCTATGGAACGACAAGAGCGAGAGAGAAACTTACGAAAATTTCGCAGAGATTTACGCCATTACCAAAACAACAGAAAAGCTCGAAAAAGCATACATAAGAGATATCATTTCATCATCTACATACGAACCTGAATGTCAAAAACTCATTGCCCATTTCAAAACCCTAGCTTCCGCTCTCAAAGATACAATCCCCAGCATCGAACGCTTTGCAGACACGTACAAAATGGATTGCCCAGCCGCTTTATACCGTTTAGTAACCTCTGGAGTACCCGCCACGGTGGAACACCGTCGTGTTTCGACGGAAGGAACGGCTGCCTTTGTGGCGGAATGCGTACAAAATTTCATTACCGCCATGGATTCATTGAAGCTTAATATGGTGGCGGTCGATCAATTGCACCCGTTATTGACTGATCTTTCATTGTCGCTCAATAAACTTAGTATTTTGCCGGTTGATTTCGAAGGGAAGATGAAGGTGAGTCAATGGATTTTGATGTTATCGAAAATGGAGGCAGCAGATGAATTGAAAGAAGAACAAGCTAGACAATTACATTTTGATTTGGAATCTTCTTATAATTTGTTTATGGCAGCTTTGCCTAATCGTAGTATTGGATAA